TTAGTAAAGAGGCTATCATTGGAACAGCTTTACAATTGGTGAGAGAAGAGGGCATGGCTAGTTTGACGGCTCGAGCATTAGCGGAGCAACTGGGAGCCACACCAAGAGTCATTTTTGGGCAATTTGCCAATATGGCCGAGTTACAAGCAGAGGTTATTAGTGCTGCGGAAATGGTCGTGGTGGAGTATATTCGTAAGGCCTTAGAAGATGAGAAGCCTTTTCGATCCGTCGGGGTTGCTTATATCCTTTTCGCCTCAAAAGACCCCCAACTCTTTCAATTGCTTTTCCAAAATCCCAGCAAAGATCCGATTCGTCGCTTTCAAGATTTTCTTCCCATGAAGGATCATAGTTACCAATTGGTTCTGGATTCGATCGTCGTAGACTATCCTTTGAATGTAGAGGAGGCTAGTCGCTTGTACCAGCATCTATTTATCTACTCGCATGGGATGGCCTCAATGGTTGCTTCTGGCATTTATCAATTCAGCATGGAAGAAGTGATTGGATTACTGACAGAGGTTTGTCAATCTCTCATCAAAGAAATGGTAGGAAAGAAATGATTCAACTAGAAAATGTGCACAAAAGTTACGGTCAAACCAAGGTTTTAAAAGGGATTGATTTGCAGATTCAAGACCAGGATGATGTGGTTATCCTTGGTCCTTCTGGATCAGGCAAGTCAACTCTCTTAAACGTTCTGTCAGGTTTAGAAAAGGTAGACGAGGGACATATCCTCATTCAAGGACAGGATTTAGCTCAACTCACAGATACTCAATTGACAGCCTTTAGACGTGAGAAGATTGCCTTTATTTTTCAGCAGTATTATTTATTGCCTAATCTAACAGTCAGACAGAATGTAAAGATGGGGGCAGATCTGGCAAACAATCATGATTTTTTGCAGATTATCGAGGATTTGGGACTTGGTGATAAGCTGGACAAGTATCCGAGTGAATTGTCAGGTGGGGAACAGCAGAGAGTCTCCATTGCTCGGGCCTTGGCCAAAAAACCAGAGATTCTCTTCTTAGATGAGCCGACGGGAGCCCTGGATGAAGAAACGGGGCGCAAGATTCTCGACTATATCTGGGAGTTAAAGGAAAAGCTTGGTTTGACCCTCATCATGGTGACGCACAACCAAAATATTGCGAATATGGCAAGAACTATTATTCGTGTCAATAGTGGCAAGATTACCGAAGTTGTGACCAATGATCAGCCTCAGACTGCTTATGAGATTGGATGGTAAGCCATGTTTTCAGTAAAAGATATTCGAAAATTAGTTGTCGTAAGTATCATTGGAGCTTGTGCGGTCTTTGTGGCCAATCTCTTCTTGAATTTTTACCTTGATATCGAGCAGTTGGAGATTTCTAAAACTAATCCCATGATTCAGACCTACTATGACGCTCAGGTTTCGCTTTCCTGGATGGTGGCTATGGTCAGTGGAGTCGTCTTGTCCTTGACGTCGATCCTTCTCATGTGTTTTTATATCAAACAATTTGTCGATGATCACAAGGAACAATTAGGAATTTTAAAGGCTTTGGGCTATAGCAATGGCCAGTTGGCTAAAC
This portion of the Streptococcus mitis B6 genome encodes:
- a CDS encoding ABC transporter ATP-binding protein — its product is MIQLENVHKSYGQTKVLKGIDLQIQDQDDVVILGPSGSGKSTLLNVLSGLEKVDEGHILIQGQDLAQLTDTQLTAFRREKIAFIFQQYYLLPNLTVRQNVKMGADLANNHDFLQIIEDLGLGDKLDKYPSELSGGEQQRVSIARALAKKPEILFLDEPTGALDEETGRKILDYIWELKEKLGLTLIMVTHNQNIANMARTIIRVNSGKITEVVTNDQPQTAYEIGW
- a CDS encoding TetR/AcrR family transcriptional regulator — encoded protein: MPPKVKFSKEAIIGTALQLVREEGMASLTARALAEQLGATPRVIFGQFANMAELQAEVISAAEMVVVEYIRKALEDEKPFRSVGVAYILFASKDPQLFQLLFQNPSKDPIRRFQDFLPMKDHSYQLVLDSIVVDYPLNVEEASRLYQHLFIYSHGMASMVASGIYQFSMEEVIGLLTEVCQSLIKEMVGKK